The Canis lupus familiaris isolate Mischka breed German Shepherd chromosome 5, alternate assembly UU_Cfam_GSD_1.0, whole genome shotgun sequence region TTCACCCACCAGATCAGCAAACATTTTACAATCTGATGATTAAGTGTTAGAACATGAAAAAGTGGGAAATCCTATACACAaatggtaggaatataaattgacAAAACCAGTTTGGAAGCAAAGTTGGTATTTTCTACCCAAACTGAAGATGTGTATTTACTACCCAGCTGTTCCTCATCTAGGCTAAATCCTAGAAAATCTCGCTCATGGaaacatgtacaaaaatattcatggaaacatGTAGAAATTATTCATAAGCTCATTCACTTTGATAGCAACAAATGGGAAACAACTAAATGTCCATTTGCAAAAGAATGTGGctaaggggacgcctgggtcgTCAGtaatttagtgcctgcctttggccggggggcgtgatcctggagtcccgggatccagtcccaggtcgggctccctgcatggagcccgcttctctctctctctctctctctcataaataatcttaaaaaaaaaaaaaaaaaaaagaatgtggctaAATAGTGGTCTGTTTACATACCGGAACAAAAGTGAATTTCCTGGCGTTATATATGTCCACATCGATAAATCTTGTTATGTCGTAAATGAAACAAATTTGTAGAATACAATTATAATGCCATTTACATACAGCACAAAACCATGTAAAGATAAACATGTTGTCAGGGATGTATAAATGAAAAGCTATcagtgataaaattaaaaattcagaatgcTGATTAAATctcaggagagaagggagagaaggggattAAAGGCACACAAAGGCAGCACCATCAGGATTGCAAGGTTTTGCTTGCTTCTTAAGCTGCGTGGAAGATACATGAGTgaacattataatttttttgtatgtaatgaaataatccataattgaaacattttttttcataatatatacaaatgtcgactcatgttttacacctgaaactaatgttaatatgttaattatatctcaaataGATCTCTCTGTGAAAGGAGGGAACATGGCAGGGGGAAGTGAGAGAAGAGGCATACAACTACAGATTGGGGAAAAAGTTCATCTTGGTTCAACAACAGACTTATTGAGAGCAGACGAATGAAACTTTGTCCTACAAGGTACACAATCATTGGCCAGAAGAAAGCTGCTGAGCTCTCTTAGTACAGAGGTAAAGAAGCTTGTAGAAGCCTGACTTCTAGTCAGACATTTGATGGGGCCCCCGTGAGTCAAAGCATCGGTGGGTCGGCTCCTAACCCAGGGCTAGGGGCtgagcttttccttttcttcacccCACCTGCTCCCTGCCCACATCCTAATTCAGGATGCTTTCTAGGTCTGTGATACACACggaatagaaataaatacagtacGGTGCTGAGTGCATCTTTCATGTAGCCTTGTGAAGTGAACAATGTCACCAGGAAAGAGAAGGGCAGTAGTGTGTGAAGGACTTGGTACCTGTTACATTATCCTAATGCCAAGCAACTGGTGAAACCATCCCTGCTGAAGCATGCAGTGTAGGCTTCTAAGTCATGAAAGAACCAGGTGAGTCACCTCTTCAGGGGGGGATGTATCTTTATAGCAGCCAATTCTAGGGGAAGAAGATGTAGGTACGTGCCAGGCGTCATGTGTCCAGTTAGACAAGAGGCAAAAGACTGGTGATCATCTTGGTATCTGGACCTCCTGCCACCTACTATTTTTGGCTTCCCCATGGCCTTCCTGGGGAGTCCCCAGTTTCCTCACGCCTTCCTGGGGGAGTCCCCTGCTTCCCCATGACCTTCCTGGGGGAGTCCCCAGCTTCCCCATGACCTTCCTGGGGAGCCCACAGTAAGGGGTGTCTGATGGGCAatctgaccccaggatcacatatAAAGTGCTACAAACTCTGTTTCCTTACACCTCGTCACATCTGCTGGAATCCAAGACCCTGTGGGGCCCTGAGCTCTCTAACTCGATTTCCAGCTTCACTCCAACTTTCTGGGTTCCGTGGTGATGTAAGAAATGTCAGCTGATGGTCTGCAGGTCTGAAAGAGCAAACAGAATCACAGGGCTTGTCACCCTTCCCAAATCCCAGCATCTATTTCCCCCAGTAGGCCTTGCCTCTTCTACCTTTTCATCTATTTTACTTCCAAACCGATTGTAATGTaatgcccacccccacccccagatacacagttcttttctattattttgcacCATTTTGCCTTACTAAGAGCCAGTGTCCCTCCTGGCATTTTCCTGGCTCTGGGTGGACATCAACCTGACTTCCGTGAGAGAAACCTAATAGTAATACTTATAATGATAACAGCTGATATTAATTGAGAACTTGGTATGTGGAAGGCTTTGCCTGTTATGAGTACTTTACAGGTGCAGGGCCTGATCTGATCACTTGTATAGAGAATATACTTATTTAGGTACCATTTTACCAATGGGGAAATCCACATACAAAGGGGTCAAATGACTTCCACAAGTAACAGCCTTTTCCAGAGCCTGCATTCTGAGCTACTGGACTACAGTGGCTGTGTCCCTAAAGCCAAAGTAGATCAGCTGCTGTGGCCGAGccacttttcctttctccttcctccccaatAGCTTACAGCGCATGACAGCTTCCTTGACTTGGTGAAAGCCACCATCGGGTCCCCGGCCGTCCACGAAGTACATGAACCGGAGCTCAGCAGGGTAGGCAGCTCTGGTGAGGCCTGACATCAGGGGGATGGTGCGGCCCTCTGCCCCAGGGGCCTCACTCAGGGCCTGTAGCATCTGGTACTTGCACCATGGGTCCTGCAGGAAGCCCGGGGTGATGAGCAGTACGCGGCAGTGACTGCTGCTCAGTGCGTGGCACAGCTCTGACACGATGGCGCCGCCTGGGGTCGAATCCCGAAGCTGTAGGAAGCAGCGCAGGCTGGCCGCGCTGCCCTCCAGGTAGGAGACCAGCTCCTGGGCGGCCACCAGGTCCTCCTCActgtggcacacacacacatcatagtCCTTGCTCCAGCGGCCACTactgccactgctgctgctggCACCCACGTATGTTGATGGGGAGTTGGGAGACACAGCTGAGCtgaggcccaggggtggggggttgtCCTTGGACCTGGGCTGTGAAACATCACTGGAGGTACTTTCTGTAGAGTCGGACAGCTTCTTGGAGGTCTTCGACAGGACCTGCCTGAACCAGTCTGTGGAGACAGAAACACTGCTTGGGCCGGGTATTCTTACCAGATTGCGTCCTCATGGCCTTGCACAGAGGACCCCACCCAGGCAGgcccacccatctccccacacTGGCAAACCATGCCACCTTACTCTCTCAGAGACCTACTGCTCTGCTATTTTGTACATGCTTCAGGACTTGCCTTAAAGGCTCCATTATCTTTAAAGGTTTGCAGAAGTCATAAAAACTCTGGCTGTTTTATGAGTCATGAGAATGCAATATATAAGCATACtggctatagttaataatactgtattccatattacaaagctgtcaAGAGAGGAAACCTTAAAAGTTctcactacaagaaaaaaaaagttctttatagtaATGGACGTTAACTAAAtcttgtggtgatcatttcacagtatgtacaaatactgaatgaatcattatattgtacccctgaaactaatataatgttgtttgtgaattatacttcaataactaaataaacaaaacacctTTGGTATAACAACAATAttcggcggggggtgggggggggcggagaggaaaggaaataagtcTGACTTTCACCAGCCTGATTAGGAAAGATGTCTTTGCCCTATTCCAGAGGCTTATTCTGCCCAGAACTTCCAGCTAGTGCTGACTAACCAGCCATCTGCTAGTCGGTAAGTAGAGCCGTGTTAAGCTGGTAAGGATCAATCAGTTCCCAAACCCACTTTCTGCAGTGAGGGGAGGTGGATTTAGATTAAGGTGGGCTACCCGTtatgggagggaaagaggagagggactGGCATCCATTTGGCCCTGAGAAATCCCAGATTGTTTCTGAATGATAAAACAAAAGCATGGAAGAGGGTTACTGCTCAGAGCTCCCGAAGAGCAGAGAGCCTAGTGATTCAGCCTGTACTTTAGAGCCAGGCATAGATCTCATTATGAACCTGCAGCCTGCAGCTCTAtgtcttccatttcctcatctgtaacaggTTCATTTTAATTGTTGAGggggcagctgggtagctcagcggttgagcatctgccttcggctcagcttgtgatcccgaggtcctgggatcgagtcctgcatcgcgctccctgcatggagcctgcttctccctctggctgtctctgcctctctctgtgtgtctgtcatgaacaaatgaataaaatcttaaaaaacaaaaatgttgttGAAGGATAACTGAAACAATGCAGTGTCTGGTATACAGTGAGTATCCCTCAGCTTCCCCAGCTTTTGGTAAGGTCACAGAGTTCAGTGTTCTGGAGGTTGATTTTTCTCACTCTGCTTCGCTCCCTCCTCTGAACGGTTCTGAAGGACTTAGATGACAAGAAACATAATGCCACGTGCTCAGCACCCAGGTTTCCATGTTGGGAAAATTAGCGGAGCGCACACGGAAGAGCTGTGGGCCCAAAGGACTGAAGGTTCTGGTGCGTGCCTCTCCCCTCGCTCACCACGAACACCTGGGCTCTGAGGTCAAGGCCAGCGCCCACCATCGTCGGCCTCCCTGCACCTCCTGCCGCGTTAGGGCCGGGCAGCCCTGCCTCGTCGCCCACAGGAACACGGAGGAGTTCGCCCATCGCCCATCGCCACGAACAAGAGCGGAGggaggaggagtctgcttccacTCACCAGCCACCTTGCCCACAGGCTTCCTGGACCGGGAGCGAGGAGCTGGGAAGGAGGTTGACGATGCCATAGTGCTGGGCTCAAAACTGGCCCCATGAGACCAGGCATTGGTAAAGCGAGAGAAGGGAGGGGACTCAGGTCTTGACCTTAGGGAACAGCCATCCTGGAAGAGACGGAGAGAGGGGATCACAAAAGGTGTCCTTACCTTACTCTGTCCCAGCGCGTGGGCCCGAGATGTTCTCGCCCGGGGCCCGACAGAGGCTCGGCCTCCCTCCCTACCCGTCCCACCTCTGCACGGCGGCAGGTCTGGGAGCTCAGCGAGGGAGGGCAGCTGCGCGAGGGACGCTGCGCTAGGgacgcgccgccgccgccgcacctGGCCGGCGCACctggggctcgggggcggggcaGCCGGCCGGAAGCTCTGGACGCGCACTTCCGGGGCGGGAGGACGGGGAAGAGGGCGGCCGGCGCCGCCGCACGGCGAGGGGGCTCTGGAGCCGCCCCGAGGACCCCCCGGGAATCGCCCGGAGGACACACCCCGCACCTGCAGGCGGAGAAGCGGCCACACCGAAGTCGGCGCGCGGAGAACCGGCCCCAGAGCGCCGGGCTGCGGAGGTGAGGCGGGCGGGGGTCTGCGAGGTGTTGCGGCCCGCCCGGAGGCCTGAAGGCCGGAGCACTCGGCTGCGGTAGAGCCCCGCGGGCGCGGCGCTGCTCccggagggagggcagaggagggacgCGGGCGTGCGAGGGGCGCCTGGGCATGGCCGCGTTCGCCGAGCGGAGACTCCCGTCCGGGAACAGAGGCCGGCCGCGGCAGGGCAGCAGCCCCGGGCAGCTCCGCGGGGCCAGGCTGCGCAGCCCgcttaccgccccccccccccacacacacggCGGCCCCTCGGCCAGAACCCCTCCCTACACGAACCCCTGCCCTCGCCGCGCCTACTGACGTGGTGGTGCCCCGCGGCCTTCAGCGCTCGTGGAAGGAGCATCAGGTCTCTAACAGGCGCACCAGAGCACACCTGCTTAAAACTCACCAGAGCCTCTGCAGACGCCTGGTGTGAAGGGAGCGGCAGCCGAAACGCAGCCGCGCGGTGCACCCCGCACACACCAGACACACTAACCAGAAGCCAGGCCGCGCGCGGGCCCTACACGACCTCTCCTTCACGAGGCCGTCGctttcaggagcaggaaacaaCTGGCTTTTTCTAACAACGGAGAAGAAGGCGGAGACTCAGACAAAAATGCAAACACAGAGGAATTTATaccaagagaaaggacaaaataagGCCATggccaaaataagaaaaacagaagtaaGGATGTCTGATAGAATCTAAATGAGAATTTAGAGGAGCACTCGTAAGGATGCTGTGTGGACTTGAGATGGCAGTCGAAGGCTTCACGGAGACCAATGTGGCACAGATAAGACAGGATTGTTGAGAGATAAAAGAGTTGCCAATAAATGAGGTTGGAAACAGGAGGGATGCAATGAACAACAGGATgaaagaagcaaaggaacaaaTTATTGACACAGAAGATAAAGTAACAGAAGGTAAGcaaactgaacaaaaaaaaaaaaaagggattacGCAAAACAagggtagacttagggaactcagtgactccatcaaataaCACACGAGAACATTCGTATTCTAGGGAtcccagagggagaagagagagaaaaggtggcagaaaatttgaagaaataatagctgaaaacttccctaatctgaggaaggaaacagatatccagatccaagACTCGGAGAACCCCAACAAAGTCAACAAAGGCAGATCCACACCACAACATATTATCATTAAACTGGCAAAATATGgtaataagggggaaaaaaaatcttaaaagcagcaagacaaaaggaGATGGttacttacaagggaaaacccgTAAGTCTAGTCGCAGATTTTTAGCATAAACTCTCCAAACCAGaaggcatgatatattcaaagagcTGGGTGGAAAAATTCTCCAGTCACAAATACTCTATCCAGGAtagcaaaactatccttcaaagtagaaggagaaatagtttcccaaacaaacaagGACTTCCTGTGTCAATGCTGAAATTGGAGGACAAATAATTATGTACTCAGATAGACAGATGCTGGGTAATAGAGAGCACATGCAAGAAACCTTGGGAGACTTTTCTTCTAGTCTACCTTCCCCTCAATAGTTcctccatccacctatccatcggCCCATTGAAacacccctctctccctcctttcccttttcccttagCCATCAGCTCAGGGAGGTAGTGTCACATAATGAAGTCTACAGACTACAAGCAGAATGCCTGGCTTCTCACCTCTTAACTGTGTTCTTTGGTAAGCTACTTAATCTTGCTAAGCTTTGGCTTCTCTGTccttgaaatggaaataaaactagattctcaggacacctggatggctcagcggttgaaggcctgccttcggctcagggcatgatcctggtatTCCAGGATCGAgatccacattgggctccctgcatggagcctgctgctctctctgcctgtgtctctcatgaataaaataaaaaataaaataaaactaggacTTCACAGCTTTATTGTGaacataatttatgtaaaatgctAATGATTCATGGCATATAATGTTCAGAAAATAGTATGGGttagtatgtattttaaataatcgAGAGATTGGAGGGATATATTATGTTCATGGTTTAGAAGACTCGTAATTTTGCCCAAACTAATCTTAAGATCAGTGTTGTCCaaattatggaatttttttttgtagggggGGTGGGGATCGTCAAACTGCTTCtgaatttatatggaaatgagAGGACCAAGCATCTCTTCAATGGGCAAATTATGTTTCCTTCCCACCACAATGACCAAGATGTCCCTGTTGGTGGAGTCTCTTTCAGCTTAGGTTTCTGAGAGGACACTATGTGGAGCAGAGCCCTCCCTCCTCTGAGATTGGAGTCTCAGTGTTTCAGTAACATTCCTGACATGAAAAGCTGGTCAAGACTTGGCTCCAGAGCTGGAGCAGTGGGCAGAGAGTTGCTTTCTCACTCTGACCTATCCACAGAGGTCAAAACAGACCGCAGGGAACTCACAGGAAAACAACTTATTTTGTGAAAAACATAAATTCTCAAATTGAAAGAATGTTATTTAATGTTGAGGATGATTCTCTATTCACTGCTAAATGCTATACACCTTTATGCCAAGCCAGTGACAATCAGATGTGTTACTGATGATTCATGAAACTGTatcaaagttcaaaaaaaaaggagaacttaAACCACTGCAGCAAGGGGACAGAAAGAAGAAGTGCAGTGGGCACAGGATC contains the following coding sequences:
- the TIRAP gene encoding toll/interleukin-1 receptor domain-containing adapter protein isoform X1; protein product: MASSTSFPAPRSRSRKPVGKVADWFRQVLSKTSKKLSDSTESTSSDVSQPRSKDNPPPLGLSSAVSPNSPSTYVGASSSSGSSGRWSKDYDVCVCHSEEDLVAAQELVSYLEGSAASLRCFLQLRDSTPGGAIVSELCHALSSSHCRVLLITPGFLQDPWCKYQMLQALSEAPGAEGRTIPLMSGLTRAAYPAELRFMYFVDGRGPDGGFHQVKEAVMRYLQTIS
- the TIRAP gene encoding toll/interleukin-1 receptor domain-containing adapter protein isoform X2, with the translated sequence MEDIELQAADWFRQVLSKTSKKLSDSTESTSSDVSQPRSKDNPPPLGLSSAVSPNSPSTYVGASSSSGSSGRWSKDYDVCVCHSEEDLVAAQELVSYLEGSAASLRCFLQLRDSTPGGAIVSELCHALSSSHCRVLLITPGFLQDPWCKYQMLQALSEAPGAEGRTIPLMSGLTRAAYPAELRFMYFVDGRGPDGGFHQVKEAVMRYLQTIS